One genomic region from Paracoccus pantotrophus encodes:
- a CDS encoding phage tail protein, producing the protein MPAVGGWLAAVWTGASAAGAVGASLLKLAVGLAINMAVAKVTAPKGPRPQELQTELRSSNAQRIRHLGRVRASGTVMFWDWANLRDFTEPPGGWWDNIKWRIGKRRLYKLIAVAEGGMDAVHQWYLDGDPVDVDADGWVTSEPWNRAGIRLQFRKGVEGDQWDGGDWPELRAAFPDQWTVNHRLRGVGTILATFDAVGGNDIAEIYGGGEPEVSALIQGAGAYWAADGSTINGRNPAVHLSDVMANPAYGALTTNDIDLALLGVARTDCNALVPTDGGTRTRYQSGISYALSDSLKDTAQKLLDAMGGRAWITPEGKLAVAAGVWSAPTVTIEERHIVEMEYGAGTERINRVTTLVPTFVAPQVRWQEATADPVEDADAIAKWGEGQPKGVDLLAVQHHGQAAHICKQMLARMNPDRRMTIKLRAFGLRLIGERVVRVNLPRLGLAGVPFWIDNLAFDGTNVTVDLIEADPASFDWTAEEEGEPPAILTPVDRGTAGRATAITSVSLITNDGPPYIRIEGTLTAQAGDNLMAQFRRTGSPLAWTDMIAEAASGGGFSFRTMPLGDLSEYDFRVFFGRYENSSGGRELRMQSVPVEVIGVDVVANGNPPDEPVVLSASGSAGDDLVVMFTVDLGANYHRTGLYRAAPGAPFGSAALVKWSYDQSSQVTMTAPIPPSGGRYWLRSENQSQVASDPVEVGNYPA; encoded by the coding sequence ATGCCAGCTGTAGGAGGATGGCTCGCTGCCGTCTGGACGGGAGCCAGCGCCGCCGGCGCGGTGGGCGCGAGTCTGCTGAAGCTCGCCGTGGGCCTTGCGATCAACATGGCCGTCGCCAAGGTCACGGCTCCGAAAGGGCCGCGGCCGCAGGAGCTGCAAACCGAACTGCGATCCAGCAATGCCCAGCGTATCCGTCATCTGGGCCGAGTCCGCGCCAGCGGCACCGTGATGTTCTGGGACTGGGCGAACCTGCGGGATTTTACCGAACCGCCCGGCGGATGGTGGGACAATATCAAATGGAGAATCGGCAAGCGCCGCCTCTACAAGCTGATCGCGGTCGCCGAGGGCGGCATGGACGCGGTCCATCAGTGGTATCTCGATGGTGACCCGGTCGATGTAGACGCGGACGGATGGGTGACTTCCGAACCGTGGAACCGGGCCGGTATCCGACTCCAGTTCCGCAAGGGGGTCGAGGGGGACCAGTGGGACGGCGGTGATTGGCCCGAGCTGCGCGCCGCCTTTCCCGATCAGTGGACCGTGAACCACCGCCTGCGGGGCGTGGGCACGATCCTGGCCACCTTCGACGCGGTTGGCGGCAATGACATCGCGGAAATCTATGGCGGCGGTGAGCCCGAAGTATCGGCCCTGATCCAAGGCGCCGGCGCCTATTGGGCGGCCGATGGATCGACCATCAATGGCCGCAACCCTGCGGTGCATCTGTCGGATGTCATGGCCAATCCGGCCTATGGCGCGTTGACGACGAACGACATCGATCTGGCTCTGCTTGGCGTCGCGCGCACGGATTGCAACGCTCTGGTCCCGACCGATGGCGGCACCCGCACCAGATATCAATCCGGGATCAGCTACGCCCTGTCGGACTCGCTCAAGGACACGGCGCAGAAGCTCCTCGATGCGATGGGCGGCCGAGCTTGGATCACGCCGGAGGGCAAGCTGGCGGTCGCGGCTGGCGTCTGGAGCGCGCCGACGGTTACGATCGAGGAGCGTCACATCGTCGAGATGGAATATGGCGCCGGGACCGAGCGCATCAACCGGGTCACCACGTTGGTGCCGACCTTCGTCGCGCCGCAGGTGCGCTGGCAGGAAGCCACTGCCGATCCGGTCGAGGACGCCGATGCGATCGCAAAATGGGGCGAGGGGCAGCCCAAGGGCGTGGACCTGCTGGCTGTCCAGCATCATGGCCAGGCGGCACATATCTGCAAGCAAATGCTTGCGCGCATGAATCCGGATCGCAGGATGACCATCAAGCTCCGCGCCTTTGGCTTGCGCCTGATCGGTGAGCGGGTCGTAAGGGTCAACTTGCCGCGTCTCGGCCTGGCGGGGGTGCCGTTCTGGATCGATAACCTGGCCTTCGACGGCACTAATGTCACGGTCGATCTGATCGAGGCCGACCCGGCCTCCTTCGATTGGACGGCCGAGGAGGAGGGCGAGCCGCCGGCGATCCTGACCCCCGTGGATCGGGGTACGGCCGGGCGGGCTACTGCGATCACCAGCGTCTCGCTGATCACTAATGACGGGCCGCCCTATATCAGGATCGAGGGCACGCTGACCGCCCAGGCGGGTGACAACCTCATGGCGCAGTTCCGTCGCACCGGCAGCCCGCTCGCCTGGACCGACATGATCGCAGAGGCCGCGTCGGGCGGCGGTTTCTCTTTCCGCACCATGCCGCTCGGCGACCTGTCCGAATATGACTTCCGGGTGTTCTTCGGACGCTACGAGAACAGTTCGGGAGGCCGGGAGTTGCGCATGCAGTCCGTGCCCGTCGAGGTGATCGGCGTTGACGTGGTGGCCAATGGCAATCCGCCTGACGAACCAGTCGTCCTCTCGGCCAGCGGCAGCGCCGGCGATGATCTGGTCGTGATGTTTACGGTCGATCTTGGCGCGAATTACCATCGCACCGGGCTCTACCGTGCTGCACCCGGCGCACCGTTCGGCTCTGCGGCATTGGTCAAGTGGTCTTATGACCAGTCCTCCCAGGTCACCATGACCGCGCCGATTCCGCCGTCTGGCGGCCGATACTGGCTGCGGTCCGAAAACCAATCCCAGGTCGCGTCCGACCCGGTCGAAGTCGGCAACTATCCCGCCTGA
- a CDS encoding DUF6950 family protein, whose amino-acid sequence MADRLAAFVEATAARPWDWAAENCTFWVADWGLVRWGVDFAARYRGRCRSEEDADALVGGDLVALVSPEIPLPRKGAPAEGDIGVIEFRGRQVSAIWSGSHWLIRTPRGVAMVRAQAIAIWGD is encoded by the coding sequence ATGGCTGATCGGCTAGCGGCCTTTGTCGAGGCCACCGCCGCGCGGCCCTGGGATTGGGCCGCCGAGAACTGCACTTTCTGGGTCGCGGATTGGGGACTGGTGCGCTGGGGCGTGGATTTCGCGGCCCGGTATCGCGGCAGGTGCCGCAGCGAGGAGGATGCCGACGCGCTGGTGGGTGGTGATCTGGTCGCGCTGGTCAGCCCGGAAATTCCGCTGCCGCGCAAGGGTGCCCCAGCCGAGGGCGATATCGGCGTGATCGAGTTTCGGGGCCGGCAGGTCTCGGCCATCTGGTCTGGAAGCCATTGGCTGATCAGGACGCCCCGCGGCGTTGCCATGGTGCGCGCCCAGGCTATTGCAATCTGGGGTGATTGA